The nucleotide window CGACGGTACTCGAATTTATCAACGGCTTTCATCAAACCGATGTTACCTTCCTGGATCAAATCCAAGAATTGCAAACCACGGTTCGTGTACTTCTTAGCGATCGAAACCACGAGACGAAGATTCGCCTCTACCAACTCAGATTTCGCTGCATCGGCCTCACGCTCACCTTTCCAGATGGCTGTGTATGTTTCTTTCACCCAAGTGTGATTCATTTCAGTTTCTGAATCCAAACGCTTGATACGGACTTCAGCTTCTTGAGCCTGGATCACGTAAGATTTGTACTTTTGATAGTTCAAACCTGTATCGCGAGTCATTCTTGTTAATTCTTTTTCATTCGACTCAACAAGCTTCATACGCTCAATCATCGATGCAACGTCTTTAGAGAACGTGCGCTCAACACCGTCTTTAATACGACGACGAAGAGTTCCGATACGACCTACCAAGTTTTTGAACTTGATCACGATACGGTTGATGGTTTTACGGTTGAAGTTCACTGATTCAAAATTCGCCATCAACTTGTCATTCATTAGAACAAGTTCTTTCATGGCTGCTTGACGAGCAGGCGTGTTCGTTTCTTCTTTACGAAGAACTTCGAACTGCTTCGCTGAGGCTTTTTGGTACTCAGTGACTTTGCCGATCAATTCATGAATTTTGTCGATGTACTCTTTTTCATCGTACTGAGTGTCTTCGTCCTCAAGACCACGGAAGATCGCCTTAACTTTGATACGTCCTTCATCAAGACGTTTACCAAGTTGGATGATCTCGTAAGTTCCCAAAGGAGACAAAAGGATCGCACGAACGATCTCGCGCTCCCCTTTTTCGATACGACGAGCAATCTCAACTTCACCCTCACGAGTTAGAAGCGAGACGCTACCCATTTTACGCAAATAAAGACGAACAGGGTCATTGCCCTTAACGTCTTCGCTTTCAGCTTTTTCTTCTTCATCTACTTCTTCGTCGTCAGAATCAGGGCTTTCAAGGAATGAACCTTCGCCTTCTTCGTCTTT belongs to Bdellovibrio svalbardensis and includes:
- the rpoD gene encoding RNA polymerase sigma factor RpoD — protein: MKQNLPNKQEKEPTKVLSLQEQELLIKEEIQKFLKLAKEKGALTIEEINDLLPPEIIAPAALDAFMHGLEAGGVVISDLSETSKDEEGEGSFLESPDSDDEEVDEEEKAESEDVKGNDPVRLYLRKMGSVSLLTREGEVEIARRIEKGEREIVRAILLSPLGTYEIIQLGKRLDEGRIKVKAIFRGLEDEDTQYDEKEYIDKIHELIGKVTEYQKASAKQFEVLRKEETNTPARQAAMKELVLMNDKLMANFESVNFNRKTINRIVIKFKNLVGRIGTLRRRIKDGVERTFSKDVASMIERMKLVESNEKELTRMTRDTGLNYQKYKSYVIQAQEAEVRIKRLDSETEMNHTWVKETYTAIWKGEREADAAKSELVEANLRLVVSIAKKYTNRGLQFLDLIQEGNIGLMKAVDKFEYRRGYKFSTYATWWIRQAITRAIADQARTIRIPVHMIETINKLVRTSRYLIQELGREPTPEEIADKMDMPVDKVRKVLKIAKEPISLETPVGEEEDSHLGDFIEDKKVINPAEAIVNLNLAEQTRRVLSTLTPREEKVLRMRFGIGEESDHTLEEVGQDFNVTRERIRQIEAKALRKLRHPSRSNKLKNFVDN